The sequence GTGTAACAGCTGACTAGtgtttcttcctgctctgtttgCAGATAACAGAAGCTGCCTGGTGTCTGAGTGCTTAAATGGGTATGGTTGGGATTGTGGTACACAAGTGCTGCTTTGAATCTTGGGTAGTGCCTGCATGGTGGTGTGGGAACACTGTACCTGTCTGTAGCTAGATGTAGCATACCTATTTCCACTTGAACTCCAGCATTGGGAGTACCTTAAAGGTGCACTCACAGAAGTGTGTAAGACTAGACTAGAGCTGTTGAAGTCCTTGCACCTTAGCCCTTGGCTATGTTGCTGTGCTTGTTGCATGCTCTTAAGACATGGTACTGCTTTTCAGGTTGCTCCTGGTCTGGCGCAgtgtataaaataaaacatttcctcaCTATTCCTTTTTTGTCCAAGTACATAGGACCCAACTCATTCTTAACTGTTTCCCCAACTCATTATGTTCTGTAAGTAATCACACAGATTGAGTCACAGGGTGATATGAAGCTATTTAAGAATACGGGTGGAGGGATTGAAATtgagaaggggaggggaggtgaAAACAAACACTTTCTGCCTCATTTTTGGTGCTGTTATCTGCTGATACCTGGAATAGTTTGTGGAATTAAGCACTTCTAATCCTGAGTGGTGGTCTGAACAGGTGTGCCTTAAGGCAGTAGTTGGAACGTTAGAAACTGAGCCAATCATTTGCTGGCAGGGTCAAGCTTTCCTTACTGCCTTTTGCTGGGCAGTGGCAGGCTGGGGTTCAACTCTCCTGAGCCTGAACCAGAGCTGAGTGAGTGGCAGAGGTGACATGGAGCCATGAGACATGTGGGGTGGGTTCCTCTGCCACTGCTCCTCACCATttcagcacagccccagcccttgcTCCTGCACAGTGGAGTGCCCTGGTGCTGTGGGTGGCTGGTGGGAGAAGCTGACAAAATGCAGCTGTGAGAAGCAGAGGCTGGAGAGATGTTGCTCACCAACACCCATGCCCTGGCCTCAAGAGCCCTGTTGGCTCTTCTTTGTcggggctgtggcagggagcaTGGTGGAGCTGAGCCAAGACCTGGCCTGTGAGGAACATAGCCATGCCGGAGATTCCTTCTGCCAAGGCagtgtgggtgctgtggggtgcccCACTCCCTCTCGCTCTACTAGTGCTTCTGCCTCTGTTCAAGCTTTCCTGGGCCACCGGGGACCCTTCCATGCACAGATGAGCAGCCAGGGCCATTTGCCATGGGGAGCAGGGGTTGGTTCTGGGGCCAGCTGGGCCCCTCTGGACTGGCAGAGGCCTGCCACAGCCAAATCCTGCTGGGGGCCCCAGGCCAGTTTCCTCTGGCAGTGCCAGGTACTGTCAGGTCCTGGAGCACCTAAAATTCTAGgcttctgcctgtgctggtcCTCTGTGGGTAAATTTCCTTGTTTCTGCCCCTCCTGACCTGTGTACTTGCACTGTGGGGAGGATGGGCTTGGTCTGGGCTGTCCCTTGAACTGTGGAGATGTTTGATTGCAAGCAGAGAGTCTTTCGCACCTGCTAGCCAGAGACCAAGGAGGCGTTGCTCCAGGGCCTGTAATAACTGGTGTGTGGTACCTGTCACAGAATACCACATGGTTGTGGCTGTGTTGCTCAGGTGTGACCCCCATGTTTTCTCAGAGGGGGATAGACCTTTACCTGTGCCACGCTGACTAAACACTGGTTGGTTTACTTCCAGGGTGGATGGCAGGTCTCTGTTTTTGTGGCCAATGGTGTAGGTGTTTCTGTTGTGGCCTGGATCAACTCAAGATGTTGGCACTGGTGCTTCAGAGGTGGAAGGTGGCTGATGGCAGGTAATCACAATCCAGCACCTGCTGCACACTTCCTTCTAAGAACAGCCAGCCTCTGCCCCAGACAGGCCTGGTGACACACTCGGGTGTAGTGGGACTAGCAGCTTGGCCAGATGCCTCTCTACTGTGGACCCCAGCACTAGAGACCAGAAAGAAACTGGGAtgggaaaaatcaaagcatgACTTGAAAGCTAAACCCTCATGAGATGGTTTTCTAAAGGTCAGAGCTGAGCCTAAATGGACTGCAGTGATGATGTTGCTGCCTGGCTTGGCTGTGGGAGGGTGACATCTTTGGGGTCAGCTCTGTTCCCAGCACAACTCAGGTGTTTGCTGTGGTGAGCAGAGGGAGAGCCCCCTGCAGTCCTAAGTATAGCTCCCTGGTCAGACTTGAGGTAATGAAATGTGTGCTTGATAGGCATTGCAGGCTTTGGGTCAGAATCTGGGATTGGCCTTTGAAGCTCCTCTTCAAAGTAGAGCATGGTTCTGATAAGCTGCATGTGTAGTTAATGCATACTGGCTGTCATCTTTTGTCTTTGCAAGCCTGCTGTCCCCAGTTTGTGCCAGAATCTTGAGTTGGGAGTCTGGCCCAGCTGCAATTTCCCCATTGGTTTGCAGACCTTGTCCCACAGGTTGAGGTTGGGGCAAGCTGCTGGATGATTAACAACTTGCCCTGCTGAGCCAGGTGCTGTTCTCCAGATAGTTTGGATACTGCTTGAGGAGAAAGGGGTAAAGCATGTGCTGCCCCTGGCTCAGGGGGCCTGGGGTGACTGTCAGTGATGgcacaaaagaaaacttgaatGACCAGGGCCAGGTGATAGCCCTGACCTGCctcacagcaccagggctgtgcCTATTGTGCGGCTTGCCCCTAGTCCCAGTTCCCACGCAATTTGGTGTAGGATCTCcaaggcacagggctgggggtgggtaGGGGTTCCCTGTCCCTATCCACAAGACATTTCATGCAGGGTTGGGTTTGAGAGGTGTGTCTTTCTAAGCCCTGAGAAACATCAGAGCATTGTTTTCTGGGCTTGAAACTCTCTTGGTATGTTTGGTTGGGGTCTCCAAACCAGAGGCTAGATACTGTTGTTCTGAAGGTCTTCAAAAACTGACAAAGTGCAGTGTTTTCAGAGACATGCTGAAAAGAGAGACTGCCCTGTGCATTTTGGGGCTCAACAGAAGAAcaagtgctgtgttttcaaaactttaaaaggGAGACtcagtaatttctttctgtgtctcaGAAATCTAAGACCAAACTGTGTGTTGTTGGGGCTTGGGAAATAAATTGAGCCTTTAGTCTCTGTCTCACTGCATGAAAAacaaagtgctgtgtttttggGGGTTCAAAAGCAGGGACTGAGCACTGCCTTTCTGAAGCTCAGAGAAAGACAGTCTTGTGTGTTTTCAGCACTTGAAAATGCAAGGCTGAGTGCAGTGTTTTCTGAACTCGGGAAGAAGCACCTGAAGTGCTTGCTGTGTTTCTGGGACTTGGAAGCAGAGGCTCAGCTGGCCATTTTCAGCCCCCAAAACAGAGGCGTGCGGGGGTGGAAACTTGGGTCGCAACAGAACATTTGGAGAcagagggggctggagggagggtgTTGGGGTCCTGGTGGATGAGAGGGGGTTGGGCAAGGCCTAGTTGCTCAAAGGGAGGCCAGCACATGCTAAGCCAAATTACATGTCTGAGATCGCCTTTTCCCTCAGACTCTCTTCATGTGTAACGCTTTTTTTTCAAGGTGTGCATGGCCACCAGAATAGTTAGTCAATATAAAGACTAAATACATGTATGGCAGTTCACATTCACATACAAGTTATGACTGATTGATTTATGATCTTGCCAAAAGTCCAGATTGCTGCAATTATCTGGAGCTTTAATTGTCTTGTAACAAGAGGGAGCATGCAGCAGTTGAAATGTATATGAGTTGGAGCTTCTTGTAACTTGAGCTGGAACAAGATGGAGCATCCATcagctggaagagctggagCTGAAATTAGCCGAGACAGAAACAAGTTGGAGCATCTCTGAGTTGCAGCTGCAATTGAAACAAGCATGAGTAAAACATGCTGGAGTGTCCATCAGCAGGAGCAGTAAGAAGCAGGAGCTTCAACAAGGTGGAGCTTGAAGTACCTGAACCTGAAAGAAGTTGGAGCATCCATGAGCCAGACCTGTATGAAGCTTGagctgaaatggaaacaagCTGGAGTGAAACAAACTGGAATGTAGATCAGCAGGAGCATCTCACTGCTGTGAAGAGCTGGAACTGAGATTACCTGAACagctctggctcctgctgcttgcTTCCTGCAATATAGAGCTGAagctggaagaagcaggaaCTGAAATTACCTGGGGTGGTAATGCACTAGAGTGTCCATGAGGTAGAAGTATAAGAAGCTGGAGCTGCCATACAGCTACATTAGCTAGAGCTGTAACAAACTATGGTGTCCATCAGTGACCTGTGTTCCTAGTGCAGTTGGAGTAGCATCCACAATCTGTAGCCTCTGGGTTAGCTAGAGCCAAGCTTACCCACAGCTGTAACAGGAAGGAGCATCTGTAAGAAATGCTTCCTGGCTGGATCTGAAATTACCTGGAGTTAGAGCATCCATCAGCTGGGGTGTCCCATCAGTCAGATTCGTATTTTGAGGCTGTCCCCAACAAGGAGCTCTTCCCAGTCCAGCAGGAAGGCCTGCTGTCCTTACATGAGTGGGGAGCCTTGcctcttcccctccagctcccctgggGCAGCCACGCTGTGAGGGGGTGCAGGCAAGGCAGTGTCGGCGTCTCCTCTGTATCTGCAAAAAGGGAGTGAAACTGAAATCTTGCTtttggcagaggctgcccagtaCCACACATGggaggtgaggaggaagaaatgacAATGGGAGAGCTTGGGCctcaaccagaaaaaaacatttcttccccaAACAGCAGGTGAGAATGTGCACTTCCCTGAAACCTTCCTGCTCAGTGAGGAGCACTTCAGGCATTTACAACATCTAACAGTACTGGGGATGAGGATGGGCTGCCCCATCCAGAACATGGCCTGGCACACCACTTGCCCCTCTCTGGCTTCCACCCTCACCCTGCCCGGGAGTGGGACTgggggagctgcaggctgcGCTTCACATCCTGCTAGATGTCATAGCCACGTCCAGTGCTAAACATCAAATAAAGCTGAACCAAGCCAGGTGGGTTTCAGCAGGGGCCCAGAACAACCAGGAACTCCAGggggagcaggacagggctgTCCTAGTATGGCTGTGTGGAGAGTCATGCCAGAACTTGCTGGGTGCAGGCTCGGTGGTTGCTGATGGTGTGGGGAGAAGCTGCCCTGGGACCGGACTGATGCAGGAGCTTCTCTCTGTTTCCTTGCAGTGACCTGTCCCAGAACTGTGGGGCACAGCCCCAGTCCTTGGcctggtcctgctgcagccagggctccGTTGCTGGTGCAGATGCAaactgccctgcagcaggacatTTAACACCACCAGaacctgaaagcaaaaatgttttctttccaagcaACAGCCACGCACAACAGAGATGAGAGATGCAGCCTTGACCCTGCTACAGCCTGGGAGTGATGCCAGCCCCAAACCACCCCACAACAGGAATGGTACCACCACCAGAAACCACAAGCATGGCATGTTTTTCTCCTCAAGCACAGACAGGCACAGCTTTCTCAGCTTGGGATGCTTCCAAGGTGCCTGACCCTGCCAGAAGCCCCTAGAACATGGCACAGCTGCTTGCCTGCCTATTTTAGAGCACTTGCTGAATGTTTTTCTCCCATGTTGGTGTCCCCTGGCACTGCCTGTGTTGGAGTCATGCTTCTTGCCCTGGCCCAGGCTGagcttttctgctgcttggcttccccCTGCACCATTGCTTGTGCTGAAGAAACCAGTCatgaagaagcagctgcagcatcatgGCTGGGAGGACAAAGCTCTTGCTTGAGCAGGAGCTCCTGGCCCTGGTGCCAGGGCCATGCTATGGCAAGCCAAGAAGCAGTGTTGTGCCTTATTACTCCAGAGTGGCCAAGGATCATGGCAAGTTTCAACAAGGACCTGCCTGCCAGTCAGACACAGTGGTAAGAGCTGGATGCTTGGCACCACTGAAACACAGCTAACAAACTGCATTATGGAGAGCCCAGAGCTGCCCATCCAAAATATCCCGCAGTGGGAGCTCCCTGTGCCTGGAGGTGTCTGGTGCCAACACCCCTTCTCAGAGACACTAAGTGTCGTAAGAGTAAGGAGCCTGGCcaggctgtccctgctctgctcccccagccATCCCCAACCTCAGCTGCACAGAgactgctgccagcagctgggactTGGGTGCTCTCTgtggctgctccctgcaggcaAGAAAACCCATCACCGAGAGTAAAGACCAGTTTTGAAGAtgttccctcccctcccacacTGCTCTTGCTACTGCAGGCTGAGGCAGTTTTGTGTATAATCTACCAGTTTCCTCAACCATGTGCTGAGCTCATCCATGAGGTGCCCTGGCAAGGACAGGAGTGATGCTGGGTTACTATTTGGTTCCCTTCTTTGTCTGGGAATGTGTATTCACCCTCCAGGCAGGTGCCAGCTGTAGGGGACCTGTGCTGTGGAGCAGACATGAGGCCCCATCCTGCCTTCTGGTGGAGTTGTCCAGGGATGGCAGAGCAGTCTGGGCTCCTGGCATGACCCAGGGATGGCAGCCCATTTCCTATGCCTGCCTGGGAGCCACAGTCTGAGATACACCTGTGTGTGGGGAATGCTTGTACTCACTGCTGGGCCCTGGCTGCCAGAAGGCCTTGTCTATCCCCTCCAGGTGCCCAAGGCCTCTCCACATGCACAGTCTTCCCATGGTGACAGCtgagaagagaaatattttaatgtctcAGACAACGTCTCTTATGTCATCAACCCCTAatcagtgctgaaaaaaaagcaaaggggaGGTGTGAGGTTAAATATATGAAGGGTTGAGAGAAGGATCACAGAGAACAAAATATTCCAGCCAAACAAACAGATGACTTATCTAAATGTTAACCCTACCTGTAACATGTGACTAACTGATGCCTTCAAACCACTGTTGCTTTCaagtttcaaacaaaaaatgagaTGACATTGAAAACCATTGCATAAATACAAGAAATGCTAAATTCGGTTAAAGTACCAGGTTTATGTGTTTCAGAAGAAGGAACCCTGCAGATATGAACCAGCACAGGGGACTGGAAAACAGTCATTGAAAAAGATGAGCTAGGCAGCAGGTTGAAGTACAGGAATGAATGTGCTGTTTGTAGGCCCCATTATAACCCAGGACACCTACAGAGAAGTAATGTAAATCACTACTGGTCACCCTCTTAGCTGCTCCCATCTGCCTTCCATTGCACAGGTGCCATCATCTGAGCTGTGTGCAGCTCACAGGTCTGTGGtgctctgcttcagctgctccagtTGTCTCATCCTGTGtgaaataagaaaggaaatgaatgtCATCTGCAacatgaaaagggaaaagtataacactttcctcttttttttttttttttttttttctttccacaggtGAACTGCCATGGCTGCAAGTCCATcttaaaggcaaaagaaaatgttcatcCAAGGTGATGAGCACAAGATCCAAGCTACTTGTACCTCCTCAGCAAAGCGCCATTTCCTGTGGCAGGGAGGGTGGCAGCTGCTCTTACTGACTGTCCTCCTGAAAGCAGCAAGCATGATTGACTGCTGCTATATTGGGCAGTATAAAGAATTAAGGGGATCAATCACTGGGACAGTTTCTGTGCCTGGGTGCCAGGAGCGATGCCAAGATGCTCTCTGATGTCAACTCAACATGCTGCACCTCAATGAAAGTGAATGTGACTTGAACCGAACAAAGCCCTCTGGCtctgggggctggggtggccacAACCCTGAGCCATCCAGAGGAAATACCTGATTTTGGGATTGCCTAAAATCAAGCTGCAATTGCATCCCATGGGGGATGTCAAACATCGCTGGAGGAGAAGTATTAAGCCTGGAAACACAttgccagcctggctgtggtTCATACAGAGtgcagctgtgagcagctgaAGCAGCCACTGCCCTAGCCAGTGGTGCAGGAAGCAACAATGTGAATCTCTGCTTGAGCAGAACCATCACACAGTGCAGGAGCACCAGCAACTGTTTTGAGAGGGCAGAGACGTGAGCCCCAGCTGCTTGCTTCAGGCACAGGACCTGTAATGGAGCCTCCCATAAGAATGCTGCAGCGCTCTCACCTTCCTGCCCAACCAGCTGCATATGTCCAATGCAGCTAGTGGCACCGATGGATCTGCAGTGCATGTTTTTGTGCTGGCATTGTTACCATGAGCAATAACCTGCAGGACCAAGAAAAAGCACCGGGAGGTCCAAGTGACTGACAGACCAGATGATGTCCCCAGCAGCGGGTACAAGGAGTTGGTGTTTCTAACAGCACAAGCACCTCCTGGGCCAAAGCCCAGTATCATGAAAGCAATGGGCAGTGATGCAGCATCCCCCAACTGTGTTGGCCAGTGGATTCCCAAGCAGTGAGAGAAACCGAGAAGCGAGGAGCAGGTGCTGGGCCTCAGCCAGAGCCCAAAGCCAAGGGTCGCCCCATCACAGCTACCAACCCCCACATGAACCTGCCCCAGCAGGGCTTGTGTTCCTGTCACTGTATGTGTGGTTCCTCTGGCCCTGGGGCTTGCATCAGGGGGGCGTCtgggtgccagggcagaggATTAGACTGGGAAAAACGGGAAACCTACTACAcctttccctccagcagctTACCGTGCTCAGCACCCTCATCTCATCTCTCCCCCAGAGGCTACCTTCCTACAGCACAACCCCATACCCAGAACAGTCCGGCCCGTGGCTCCCTGGGGATGCCCCTGCCTGAGGATACCGTGGGTGGCCCCACGCGTGGCAGGGGGAAGATTTGCGGAGCGGAAAGGGAGGCAACAGTGGGCGGGGACCGTAGGCGTGACTGGGTCATGCCCTGTTCCGAGACTCTGCGCTCGTACTCGGCTCTTCCCCGATTCGGGGGTGGGACGGGGCCGGACGCACCGCGGAAGCCCCGGGACGGCTTCTCGTGGGCGGGTGGAGAACAGCACTTGGCCCCCGGCAGGTGGGGCCCGGCACCGAGCAGCAGAGCGCGC comes from Falco naumanni isolate bFalNau1 chromosome 1, bFalNau1.pat, whole genome shotgun sequence and encodes:
- the LOC121084912 gene encoding uncharacterized protein LOC121084912 translates to MNLPQQGLCSCHCMCGSSGPGACIRGASGCQGRGLDWEKRETYYTFPSSSLPCSAPSSHLSPRGYLPTAQPHTQNSPARGSLGMPLPEDTVGGPTRGRGKICGAEREATVGGDRRRDWVMPCSETLRSYSALPRFGGGTGPDAPRKPRDGFSWAGGEQHLAPGRWGPAPSSRARRRAENRPRCSCGRKAASEAGVVARFCSALCRAGAGGRRRGRARYGAVGRGCGWVRALSCVWGDRSGPRAERCPQGRWQLLGAAARGSRGRAIWLLAAVQGGEGQSLPFLARVGHPAVPGGSLCPHAGEGPRLQPPALAGGGPGRPPGVAGRCW